Below is a window of Roseivirga misakiensis DNA.
ACGGTCGGTACGCCATTCTTGATTACGTTACCTAAATCAAAGGAATGGATCAAGGCGTTAATTACCTCAAGTAAGCGGTTGACCAATTTTTTCAAGTCTTCGCGACTCGCAAATTCAACGTCTTCTTCTCCAAAATCCAATTCCAACTCAATCATGGAGGCGAAATGGATAAGTTCTTCACGCAAATGCTTGATTTCACCTGAAAAACCACCACGCATTTGATTCAAAGCGGCATGATGGGCTGCTTCAGAATCGGCATTTATCAAGTCGGCCACGGCTTCGGCTTGCGCTAAATCGAACTGGCCATTCATAAAGGCACGCTTGGTGAATTCCCCGGGTTTGGCGGGCCTAGCACCTTTACGAATAAAGACCTGAATAACCTGTCGGATGATGAAATTTGATCCGTGACATGAAATCTCGACCACGTTTTCCTTGGTAAATGACTTTGGGGCAATAAAAAGCGACACTAAAACCTCATCCAGAATTTTATCACCATCGCGAATCGTCCCAAAATGGATCGTATGGCTCTCTTGGCGCTCAAGGTCTTTTCCCTTAAATACTTTATTAACCAAGCTAATGGAAGATTGACCACTAAGCCTAATTACCCCAATAGCACCTATGCCTTGAGGCGTTGCTAGGGCAATAATTGTGTCTTCATTATGGGCCAAGTCATGCATAGGCGCAAAGATAAGGGGAAAACTTTGTCACTTATGATTCCGATATCTTAAATTCCTTATTATCGTAGGCTATATAAAACCAATGCTATGGCGAACTTTTTAAACTGGCTCAAAAAGCACTTTCAATCACTTTTACTGACGCTGATTTGTTTTGCGATTTTCATCGTATTTGAGTCGTTTCAGCAACTCTTTTATACCAATAATTTCAATAATGGTGTGCCTTCAGACCTTGGATTTTGGGATGTATTGCAAGGTGGGCTATACCGATGGCTCATTTGGGGAGGTGTCGCTATTCCATTGGTGCTTTTGACAAACCGTTTTCCCATTAAGGAAAACAGAGGAAAACATTTAACCCTTCAATCAATCTCCATATTTGTTGCATTATTACTCAATTTAACACTCATAACGCTGACTAATCAGGCAGTACAAGCTGATTTTTGGACAGTTTTTCCAGAAGTATTTGAGTTCTATTTTTTCCATAAAGCACCGATTATTCTGGTAGCACTGATCATGCTCGTTCTATTAGTCGAATATTTTAAGAATCGGGATATTCTGGAGGTCACCATAAGGCAAGTGGGAGAATTGAAAATGGCCAATGAGTCACTTTATCAAGAACTTGAAAAAGGTCAATTGAGCGAGGAATCTTTGGTGATAGAAGTGAAAACTGGAAATCGAATTCGATTGATATCGGAAAATGTGATTCAATGGTTGGAAGCAGATGATTATTGTGTCAAAATTCATGATAACGAGGGAGCTGTCCACACCCTAAGAAGCTCGCTCAAAGCTTTCGAGCAAAAATTGCCATCCACTAAATTTTTGAGAGTTCATCGTAAGGCGATCGTTAACCTGGATTGTATTGTGGAGTATCAATTGGGAAATAACCCATTGGTAAAGTTAAGTGATGGATCAGAACTCCCTATCGCACAATCGCGCGTAAAGGCTTTCCGAAACCAACTCAATTTGGCTTAATAGTTTCAGTTGGTCAGTTTAATTCCCTGCATTAAGTCCTTCTCTTACTGCAAAACAGTTGGTTTCTGCTCTATTGTGGTATTTGTTGTGTCAAAATTCAAATACTATGACATTGAGAAGGAATACATTTTTAATCATTCTATTTTTTGCTTCCACTATAATTTTCGCACAAGATTATTCGGCCTATGTGGTGAGTGAGAAGAACCCTTTCGGTTTGCCTAACCCAAAAGCACCTAGCCAAATCAAGGATTATGCAGATTTAATTGGAACATGTGATTGTCAGTCCACAAGTCGAAATCAAGATCAGACTTGGGCTGAACCCATTGCCATGACTTGGACATTTAAATACATTATGAATGGTATGGCGGTGCAAGATGAAACTATTAAAGCCGATGGCAGTCATTCGGGAAGTATTAGACAATATAATGCCGATAGCGCACGATGGCATGTGCATTATTATGCCACGTCGGGCACACCTGCTACGCTGCCAAGTTGGGAAGGCGGTTTGAAAAAGGAAGAAAATAAAATCGTCCTTTACCGAGATTCACCAGCACCAAATGGAACGCCTGGAAACTATCGGATTACATTTTCGGAAATGAGCAAAACTGGGTTCAATTGGATCGGGGAGTGGGTCGATAAAGATGAAACAATCAGTTTTCCACTTTGGAAGATCACCTGCAAAAAGCGTAATCCATAGCAGTATAATCGAATGGAAGATGAGCTTTTTTAAGCAGTTTTTTGCGCTAGGTTTTTGGCTTCTCTTTTTTGTGCCATCCGCTTAAAGAGAATGCCATTACTTGGCGAAAATAGATACACTATTCCGAAAATTATACCAGCTACGGTTACCACAGCACCTGCTATCGATCCGTCTAGCATTACCGCTAAATAGTAACCCAAGATGCTTATCACGATCGCTATGATGGACGTAATCAATAGCATCTTCTTGAAGTTGTCCGTCAGTAAATAAGCTGTTGCAGGTGGGGCAACCATCAGGGCAACGACTAAAATAGCCCCAACGGAATCAAAGGCTGCCACAGTCGTCATAGAAACCGATCCCATAAGCAGGTAATTCCATAAGGCTACAGAAACGCCTGTGGTAGCGGCAAAAGCTGGGTCAAAAGTGGTGATGTAAAGTTGCTTAAAGCCAATTCGTATAAATAGAATGATCAAAATAAGCGTGATAGAAGAAATGTAGAGTGCCCTTGGGCCAAGATTTGTCCCAGAATCGGTAATCCATAAATCGATCGGCACGTAGGCAATCTCACCATAAAGCACGCATTCCTGATCTAAATCTACTTGACCTGCAAAAACTGATATGAGAATAACACCCAAGGCGAAAAGTGAGGTAAAAGTGACGCCGATCGAGGCATCCGTTTGGAGTTTTGCCCTTTTGTGGAAGAATTCGATCAAAAAAGTACTGAAAATACCCAATAGGCCAGCACCGATGATCATTTCGAAGGAATCTCTAGTGCCTGTGAACAAAAAGGCGATCACAATGCCCGGAAGGACGGCATGCGAAATAGCATCGCCCACCATGGCCATTTTTCTAAGCACCAGAAAACACCCTAACAATCCGCAAGCTATAGCGAATAGGGAAGAGGTGAGTATGATATAAAGTGCATCCATCTGGTTTTGATTAGTTAATGATCATCCTTAGTAAGGTATTTTCTCTTTATGTGGGTCTAATTCAGGGTATTCAAGCATTCGCTCCAATTCCATTTCTATCTCAGGAGTAATAATATGTTCAATGGTTTCGGCATCTTCATGCACGTGATCCGGGGCAATTTTCATGTATTTAGAGAGGTATAACTCCCACAGTCTGTGCAATTTTACGACCCGTTGCCCTTTCAGTTTACCAGCCTCGGTATAGCACCATTTGCCGTCACGTTGGCTTAGAAACCCCTGTCTTTTTAGACGCCTAAGTCCAATTTTGAGTGATTGTTTAGGGAAATAACGCTCCTCGATCAAAGCTTCGACAGTTCTGCCACGGTAAAAGTCATCATCTTTTTCACCCAGATGATAAAGCTCTTTCAGTAGGTTTTCATCAAGGATTTGTTGCTTCAATTTGTTTTGTTGTACCGATCGTGCTAGAATTCCCCTTTTCGGTGCGATAAAAAAGGATACGATCGCGAGTACCGAAATAATGATGACTATCCAAGGGCCTGTAGGCATAGAGGGCGCAACGAAACTGACATAAGCACCCGATAAACCAGAAAGTCCACCCAGAATAGCGGCAATCATCGTCATTTTAAGTACGTCATTGGTCCAAAACCTAGCCGCAGCGGCTGGAGTAATCAACATAGCAGCCATTAAAACAACACCAACTGCCTGAATCCCAGTGACAACAGCCAGAACCGTCAGAGAGGTTAGGAGTAAGTCTAGATGCTTAACTGGAATTCCAAGGGCTTTTGCGTAGTGACTGTCAAAGGCGATCAGTTTGAGTTCTTTGAAGAACAAGGCCACCGTCACAATTAGAATAAGCGCGACCACGGCAAAAATTATGAGATCTTGTCCAACTAAAGCCGCCGCCTTACCAAATAAAAAGGAATCTAACCCAGTCTGGTTGGCGTTGCCAGAATGTTGAATGTTTGTGAGCATTAGGATGCCTACACCAAAGAAAACGGAAAGGATCAACGCGATGGCTGTATCTTCTTTGATTTTGGATTTGGTAGTAATATGATCGATAATAACGAGCGACAGCCAACCTGTGATAAATGCTCCAATAATCATCCAAATAGGATTTTTTGTACCTGATAAGATAAACGCGAGACAAATACCCGGAAGAACAGCATGCGCTACAGCATCGCCAACCAAAGCTTTCTTTTTCAGAAAAGTGAAGGTTCCCACCACGGCCGAGGAAGCTGTCAACAAAACGGCTCCGATTACCACAGAAACGATACTGGGGTCACTAAAAGAAAAGAATTCTATGAAGGTATCCATCCTAATATTTCTCTCGGCTTGGTACTTGTCTTTTTCTCACTAATTCTCCCACTTCGGCCAAAACGGTTAGTTTACCGCCGTAAGTTTCTTGCAGTAGCTCATTGTTAAAAACCTTGTCGATGGGGCCAGAAGCGACAAGCCGCATGTTTAACAAGATGATCCAGTCGAAGAATTCTGCTGCGGATTGTAAATCGTGATGTACCACAACAACTGTTTTGCCTTTTGAGGTCATTTCTTGCATAATCGCAAGAATTGCGGCTTCTGTGGCGGCATCTACTCCAGCGAATGGTTCATCCATAAAATATAAATCAGCTTCTTGTGCCAGTGCTCTGGCCAAGAACACGCGCTGTTGTTGCCCTCCTGATAGTTGCGAGATTTGTCGGCTTGTATAGGCTTCCATTCCCACCTTTCTCAAGCAGTTCATGGCCATTTCTTTATCGGCTTTCCGTGGTCGGGTTAAAAGGCCAAGTTTAGCGTATCTACCCATCAATACCACATCCAAAACCGAGGTAGGGAAGTCCCAGTCTACGGTTTCTCGTTGAGGAACATAACTAACCTTATGCCGCACTTGATCGAGTGGCTGGTCAAACATCTTTACATAACCAGATCCTAATGGAAGCAAACCCATGGCAGCTTTGATGAGTGTGGACTTACCTGCACCATTTGGTCCAATAATGCCAATGAGTGCCCCTTTGGGCAAGGTCATATCTATATTCCAGAGAACTGGCTTCTTTTGATATGCCACCGTTAAATCATGAAATTCAACGACAGGATCTTTTGCTTCTAGTTTCATGATTGGAAATTTGGTGTTTGGGTCTTTAAATATTGGATAAATGCGTTTAGCTGCTTCTTTAGAATTACTAATTCATCAATGGATTGCTCATATTCATCGGTTGTTATAAATTCTAGGTCCTTAATCAGGAGTAACTGATATTCTAATTCAGAGGCTGAACCCATGCCGATATTGCAAAATCTGACGAGTTCCTTTTGACTCTCTCTACCACATCCCTCAGCTAGGTTAGTAGGTATGGATTGGGAGCTTCTTCTCATTTGAGACACCAGCCCAAACTTTTCATTACTAGGAAATACTGAAGTCATTTTAAACACGCTTAAAGCCATGTTATGGCCTCTTTTCCATACCTCAAGTTGTTTAAAATCTCTCATCTTACACTTTTTACTAACCTCCTAATAGCCCAATCACCCAAAATCCTAATAACCCAATGCCTAGTCTACTTTAATGCATTTACTATTGTTGTTACATTCGTTTTTACCATGCCGATATAATCACCGCCCGGTGTGCCCTCGGCGCCCATAGCATCCGAAAAGAGGTTGCCTCCAATCATTACTTCATGGCCTTTTTGCCTACACCCTTCTACAATAGCGTTAATGTTCTTTTCGGAGACCGAAGTTTCTACAAAAACGGCCTTAACCTTTCGCTCTACAATGAAATTGACAAGGTCAACTCTGTCTTTTAGCCCAAATTCCGATAATGTCGATATGCCTTGAAGACCGCGAACTTCAATGTTATAGGCTCTGCCGAAATAGCTAAAAGCATCGTGGGCAGTTACCATTAGCCTTTTATCTTCAGGGATTTTCTGAACTTCTGTAATTACCCATTGGTGTAAGGCTGCCAGTGTTTCTTCATATGCCTGAGCATTCTTTTCGTAGTAGGATTTGCTCTCAGGATCGGCACTGCTGAGGGTTGATGTCACTTCTTTTATGGTCGAAAGCCATAGACTAACATCAAACCAGATGTGTGGGTCATATGATCCCTCAAAAACTGGATTGTCTATCAAATTTGATTTTTCAATAGCTCTTGCAATCGGTACGACTGTCTTTATGCGTTCGAGTTTTTCGAAAACTTCGCCCATTTTACCCTCTAAATGAAGGCCGTTATAGAATATTACGTCCGCTTTTCTGAGTCTACCTAAATCGCCTTGAGTGGCTTTGTAAAGATGTGGATCAACACCTGGCCCCATAAGGGCGGTCACCGTTACAGAGTCCTTCCCGACGTTCCTTACGATGTCAGCAATCATGCCGGTAGTGGCGACTACGGCAAGTTTACCTGTACCGTTCGTAGTTTGACTGTCTTTACCGCAGGAAAGCAGGAATATGCTGCAGATGAATAAGATTAGTGCGTTTTTCATAGGTTAGTTACCAAGATGTTTTCTGCTGCCGTTTGAGAAATGGTTATGCTTTTGTTTTGGTTAATGGTAATGTCTATCGAACCATCAAAGTCGTTTTTATCATCTATGCTGATTTTAGTGCCAATGGTAATCCCAACTTTGTCCAAATACTTTAGGAAAGAGTTGCCAGAATCGTTTACCGTAACCACTTGACAAGGTGTACCGATAT
It encodes the following:
- a CDS encoding metal ABC transporter permease; the encoded protein is MDALYIILTSSLFAIACGLLGCFLVLRKMAMVGDAISHAVLPGIVIAFLFTGTRDSFEMIIGAGLLGIFSTFLIEFFHKRAKLQTDASIGVTFTSLFALGVILISVFAGQVDLDQECVLYGEIAYVPIDLWITDSGTNLGPRALYISSITLILIILFIRIGFKQLYITTFDPAFAATTGVSVALWNYLLMGSVSMTTVAAFDSVGAILVVALMVAPPATAYLLTDNFKKMLLITSIIAIVISILGYYLAVMLDGSIAGAVVTVAGIIFGIVYLFSPSNGILFKRMAQKREAKNLAQKTA
- a CDS encoding metal ABC transporter permease; this encodes MDTFIEFFSFSDPSIVSVVIGAVLLTASSAVVGTFTFLKKKALVGDAVAHAVLPGICLAFILSGTKNPIWMIIGAFITGWLSLVIIDHITTKSKIKEDTAIALILSVFFGVGILMLTNIQHSGNANQTGLDSFLFGKAAALVGQDLIIFAVVALILIVTVALFFKELKLIAFDSHYAKALGIPVKHLDLLLTSLTVLAVVTGIQAVGVVLMAAMLITPAAAARFWTNDVLKMTMIAAILGGLSGLSGAYVSFVAPSMPTGPWIVIIISVLAIVSFFIAPKRGILARSVQQNKLKQQILDENLLKELYHLGEKDDDFYRGRTVEALIEERYFPKQSLKIGLRRLKRQGFLSQRDGKWCYTEAGKLKGQRVVKLHRLWELYLSKYMKIAPDHVHEDAETIEHIITPEIEMELERMLEYPELDPHKEKIPY
- a CDS encoding LytR/AlgR family response regulator transcription factor yields the protein MANFLNWLKKHFQSLLLTLICFAIFIVFESFQQLFYTNNFNNGVPSDLGFWDVLQGGLYRWLIWGGVAIPLVLLTNRFPIKENRGKHLTLQSISIFVALLLNLTLITLTNQAVQADFWTVFPEVFEFYFFHKAPIILVALIMLVLLVEYFKNRDILEVTIRQVGELKMANESLYQELEKGQLSEESLVIEVKTGNRIRLISENVIQWLEADDYCVKIHDNEGAVHTLRSSLKAFEQKLPSTKFLRVHRKAIVNLDCIVEYQLGNNPLVKLSDGSELPIAQSRVKAFRNQLNLA
- a CDS encoding four helix bundle protein: MRDFKQLEVWKRGHNMALSVFKMTSVFPSNEKFGLVSQMRRSSQSIPTNLAEGCGRESQKELVRFCNIGMGSASELEYQLLLIKDLEFITTDEYEQSIDELVILKKQLNAFIQYLKTQTPNFQS
- a CDS encoding metal ABC transporter solute-binding protein, Zn/Mn family; amino-acid sequence: MKNALILFICSIFLLSCGKDSQTTNGTGKLAVVATTGMIADIVRNVGKDSVTVTALMGPGVDPHLYKATQGDLGRLRKADVIFYNGLHLEGKMGEVFEKLERIKTVVPIARAIEKSNLIDNPVFEGSYDPHIWFDVSLWLSTIKEVTSTLSSADPESKSYYEKNAQAYEETLAALHQWVITEVQKIPEDKRLMVTAHDAFSYFGRAYNIEVRGLQGISTLSEFGLKDRVDLVNFIVERKVKAVFVETSVSEKNINAIVEGCRQKGHEVMIGGNLFSDAMGAEGTPGGDYIGMVKTNVTTIVNALK
- a CDS encoding metal ABC transporter ATP-binding protein translates to MKLEAKDPVVEFHDLTVAYQKKPVLWNIDMTLPKGALIGIIGPNGAGKSTLIKAAMGLLPLGSGYVKMFDQPLDQVRHKVSYVPQRETVDWDFPTSVLDVVLMGRYAKLGLLTRPRKADKEMAMNCLRKVGMEAYTSRQISQLSGGQQQRVFLARALAQEADLYFMDEPFAGVDAATEAAILAIMQEMTSKGKTVVVVHHDLQSAAEFFDWIILLNMRLVASGPIDKVFNNELLQETYGGKLTVLAEVGELVRKRQVPSREKY